The proteins below come from a single Panicum hallii strain FIL2 chromosome 7, PHallii_v3.1, whole genome shotgun sequence genomic window:
- the LOC112900283 gene encoding dCTP pyrophosphatase 1-like — protein MDGGGKQAVSAAGKGVGEAAPAVTLEDLRKRMADFAKERDWDQFHSPRNLLLAMVGEVGELSEIFQWKGEVPRGLPGWEARETEHLGEELADVLLYLVRLSDMCGVDLGKAALRKIGLNAIKHPIGKRHDTSSKKFARRSGDDDVVGGAGRDDKDGVAREGDKL, from the exons ATGGACGGCGGCGGGAAGCAGGCGGTGTCGGCGGCGGGCAAGGGCGTCGGCGAAGCGGCGCCGGCGGTCACGCTGGAGGACTTGAGGAAGCGGATGGCCGACTTCGCCAAGGAGCGGGACTGGGACCAGTTCCACAGCCCCAGGAACCTCCTCCTCGCCATG GTGGGCGAGGTGGGGGAGCTCTCGGAAATCTTCCAGTGGAAGGGCGAGGTGCCCCGGGGCCTGCCGGGGTGGGAGGCCCGGGAGACGGAGCACCTCGGGGAGGAGCTCGCCGACGTGCTCCTCTACCTCGTCCGCCTCTCGGACATGTGCGGCGTCGACCTGGGGAAGGCCGCGCTGCGCAAGATCGGGCTCAACGCCATCAAGCACCCGATCGGGAAGCGCCACGACACCTCGTCCAAGAAGTTCGCACGCCGCTCCGGCGACGATGACGTCGTCGGTGGTGCCGGCCGCGATGACAAGGATGGTGTTGCCAGGGAGGGTGACAAACTCTAG